The proteins below are encoded in one region of Anaerosporomusa subterranea:
- a CDS encoding 3-hydroxyacyl-CoA dehydrogenase family protein, with protein sequence MQTSQFTKIACIGSGLIGVGWTVNFIVKGYSVNLYDINKPQLETAAKLIQRNLEFLVAKEVLTQEGAAEAASRIFYYTDLAEAVKDVQFVQEAGPERYDVKQSILAEVEKHVSDEVVFASSTSGLLLTEIAKHAKHPERCLGAHPYNPVHLIPLVEITKGDKTSEKYVNLACEFYQQLGKEPIVLKKEALGFIANRLQVALYREAVELVMRGVCTVEEVDKAALFGPGLRFGILGPNLIFQLGGGAHGITGILTHIGPSVEMWWADMADWKRFPEGWIEMAQVGVDKAMANRDKQIGNTNEEVSRYRDDMLVEVLKLHKKL encoded by the coding sequence ATGCAGACTTCTCAGTTTACAAAAATTGCATGTATCGGTTCCGGTCTTATTGGGGTTGGGTGGACGGTTAACTTTATTGTCAAAGGCTATAGCGTAAATCTCTATGACATTAATAAACCGCAATTAGAAACTGCTGCGAAGCTTATTCAACGCAATTTGGAATTCCTGGTTGCCAAGGAGGTTCTGACCCAGGAAGGCGCGGCGGAGGCGGCGAGCCGGATTTTCTATTACACTGATCTGGCGGAGGCGGTCAAAGACGTTCAGTTTGTTCAGGAGGCCGGTCCGGAACGCTATGATGTAAAACAGTCAATTTTAGCAGAAGTCGAAAAGCACGTGTCAGACGAAGTGGTGTTTGCCAGTAGCACGTCAGGTCTCTTGTTAACGGAAATTGCAAAACATGCCAAGCATCCTGAGCGGTGTCTGGGGGCGCATCCCTATAACCCGGTTCATTTGATTCCCTTAGTCGAAATAACCAAAGGCGATAAGACCAGTGAGAAGTATGTGAATCTTGCCTGCGAATTTTATCAGCAGCTTGGTAAGGAGCCGATTGTTTTGAAAAAAGAGGCGCTTGGCTTTATAGCTAACCGATTGCAGGTTGCTCTTTACAGAGAGGCAGTAGAGTTAGTGATGCGAGGCGTGTGTACTGTTGAAGAAGTGGATAAGGCGGCTCTGTTTGGCCCCGGCCTACGGTTTGGTATTTTGGGCCCAAACTTAATTTTTCAATTAGGCGGAGGGGCGCACGGTATTACAGGAATTTTAACCCATATCGGGCCTTCGGTAGAAATGTGGTGGGCGGATATGGCCGACTGGAAGAGGTTTCCTGAAGGCTGGATCGAGATGGCTCAAGTTGGAGTGGACAAGGCAATGGCTAACAGGGATAAACAAATCGGCAATACAAACGAAGAAGTTTCCCGATACCGAGATGATATGCTGGTAGAAGTATTGAAACTCCACAAAAAATTATAG
- a CDS encoding GntP family permease, giving the protein MEVIGILLSLFLLMYFAYRGFSVILFAPIFALLAAVSQGFSVMPSYTELFMGKAVGYVKAYFPVFILGAVFGKVIEDTGMAKSISQAIVRAVGKGKPQAIIAIAITGIVLTYGGVNTMVAVFAIYPFGCALFREVGIPKRLLPAAILFGAGTVTMDAFPGTPQIQNLIPTTYFGTNAYAAPINGILGGLLVLGLCFAWLKWRVDQSGEEGYGEGHTNEPIESNNFEPLDWRLAVIPLVTVLVLNYVMTRLFYWDPNLLLPFQSMKLPMVAASIKNVIAIWSLIIAESVAICLALLIGFKNIKGGGKLAKTLNAGAVGSLLAVMNVASEVGYGNVIASLPGFSSIANFLFSIKMGNSPLLSEAVTVNVLAGITGSASGGMSIALDIMGKEWLSMANAIGLSPEMLHRVASMASGGMDTLPHNGAIITVLAVCGLTHKQSYFDIFAVTVCKTFAAFMIIVFYSLTGLL; this is encoded by the coding sequence ATGGAAGTAATCGGTATACTCTTGAGTTTATTTCTGTTGATGTATTTTGCCTATCGCGGCTTTTCCGTCATTCTGTTCGCTCCGATTTTTGCTTTGCTAGCTGCAGTCAGCCAAGGATTCTCAGTTATGCCTTCCTATACTGAGCTGTTTATGGGGAAAGCAGTCGGTTACGTTAAAGCATATTTCCCGGTTTTTATCCTCGGGGCAGTATTTGGCAAGGTCATCGAAGATACCGGCATGGCCAAATCTATCTCTCAGGCGATTGTCAGAGCTGTAGGCAAAGGTAAACCGCAGGCGATTATAGCGATAGCCATTACGGGAATTGTACTTACATATGGTGGGGTAAACACCATGGTTGCCGTTTTTGCCATATATCCATTTGGCTGTGCCTTGTTCAGGGAGGTTGGTATACCGAAGCGCTTGCTGCCGGCAGCAATACTTTTCGGTGCGGGGACCGTCACCATGGATGCTTTTCCTGGTACTCCGCAGATCCAAAATCTCATACCTACCACTTACTTTGGCACAAATGCCTATGCAGCTCCTATCAATGGAATTCTAGGTGGATTACTTGTTCTTGGACTGTGTTTTGCCTGGCTAAAATGGCGGGTGGATCAGTCAGGAGAGGAGGGATATGGCGAAGGACATACCAATGAGCCAATCGAGTCAAATAACTTTGAGCCCCTTGATTGGAGGCTTGCTGTTATCCCTCTCGTCACAGTACTCGTTTTAAACTATGTTATGACACGGCTTTTCTATTGGGATCCCAATCTTTTGCTTCCTTTCCAAAGTATGAAGCTGCCAATGGTAGCGGCCAGCATTAAAAATGTTATCGCAATTTGGTCTTTGATTATCGCGGAAAGCGTCGCTATCTGCTTAGCGCTGCTTATCGGCTTTAAAAACATCAAGGGTGGCGGTAAACTTGCCAAGACTCTTAACGCAGGTGCCGTCGGTTCGTTGCTCGCTGTCATGAACGTAGCGTCTGAAGTAGGTTATGGGAATGTTATCGCTTCATTACCAGGGTTCTCCTCTATTGCTAATTTCCTGTTTTCAATCAAGATGGGCAACTCTCCGCTGCTGTCTGAAGCCGTAACGGTGAACGTGCTAGCTGGGATAACGGGGTCTGCTTCTGGCGGGATGTCGATCGCTTTAGACATTATGGGTAAAGAGTGGCTGAGCATGGCAAATGCTATTGGTTTGTCGCCAGAGATGCTCCACCGGGTCGCATCAATGGCATCAGGAGGCATGGATACGCTACCGCACAATGGAGCGATTATCACTGTGTTGGCAGTTTGCGGCCTTACCCATAAACAGTCTTATTTTGATATTTTTGCTGTTACAGTTTGTAAAACCTTTGCCGCCTTCATGATCATAGTGTTTTATAGCCTTACAGGTCTTCTTTAA
- a CDS encoding 3-oxoacid CoA-transferase subunit B: protein MATPREIIAKRVARFFKAGDVVNLGIGMPTAVANYLPQDCDILLHSENGFIGLGPTPAANMAEKDVVNAGGAPVSIVAGGACFDSGLSFAIVRGGHLAATVLGALEVDEQGNLANWMVPGKMVPGMGGAMDLVAGARKVIIAMEHATKDGAPKILKQCSLPLTAVAEVDLIVTELGVMEVTPTGIVLKELMPGVSVQDIQAKTEPVLIIPDVIECMES from the coding sequence ATGGCTACTCCGCGGGAGATTATTGCAAAACGGGTTGCGCGCTTTTTTAAGGCTGGCGATGTTGTCAATCTAGGCATTGGCATGCCGACAGCCGTAGCAAATTACTTACCCCAGGACTGCGATATTTTGTTGCACTCGGAAAATGGGTTTATTGGTCTTGGACCTACGCCGGCAGCGAATATGGCGGAAAAGGATGTGGTCAATGCCGGAGGTGCGCCGGTCAGCATTGTGGCAGGCGGAGCTTGCTTTGACAGTGGGCTGTCGTTTGCTATCGTCCGGGGCGGTCATTTGGCGGCAACAGTGCTAGGCGCGCTAGAAGTGGATGAGCAAGGCAACTTAGCCAACTGGATGGTGCCAGGTAAAATGGTGCCAGGCATGGGCGGTGCAATGGACTTGGTAGCTGGTGCGCGTAAAGTGATTATTGCGATGGAACATGCGACCAAAGACGGCGCGCCGAAGATTCTCAAACAGTGCAGCTTACCGTTGACTGCAGTTGCTGAAGTGGACTTGATTGTCACCGAACTGGGAGTTATGGAAGTAACGCCAACCGGTATTGTACTGAAAGAGTTAATGCCGGGAGTATCGGTTCAAGACATTCAGGCAAAGACAGAGCCAGTTCTCATTATTCCTGATGTGATCGAGTGTATGGAGTCTTAG
- a CDS encoding thiolase family protein — protein sequence MNDAVIVSAVRTPAGRAPKGVFKDVRPDELAAVAVAGCLANLPQNVAEHIDDVILGCAFPELEQGFNVARTVAVRAGLPYSAAGMTVNRFCSSGLQAIAAATAEIAMGWADVVIAGGVESMSMIPMGGMKMTPNPYLMEQNPGYYLAMGLTAEEVATRYGVTRQMQDEFAYSSCQKAEAAIATGRLQGEISPVMVSREGRQTLVAIDELKKGATLEGLAALKPVFKLNGTVTAGNASPMSDGASAVMIMSEKKAQELGARPLGRLKSFAVVGVEPEVMGIGPIKAIPKVLQQAGLSLKDIGLIELNEAFATQAVACINTLGINPEIVNVNGGAIALGHPLGCTGAKLTTTLLHEMARRKVQYGIVSMCIGGGMGAAGVFERL from the coding sequence ATGAATGATGCTGTAATTGTATCTGCCGTTCGAACGCCTGCTGGCAGGGCGCCGAAAGGTGTCTTCAAAGATGTGCGTCCTGACGAACTGGCTGCCGTGGCTGTCGCCGGTTGTCTGGCTAATTTGCCCCAGAATGTGGCTGAGCATATTGATGATGTCATCCTGGGTTGTGCGTTTCCTGAATTGGAACAGGGCTTTAATGTCGCCCGGACTGTAGCGGTCCGTGCCGGATTACCTTACTCGGCTGCCGGGATGACAGTAAATCGATTTTGCTCGTCCGGTCTGCAGGCGATTGCTGCCGCAACAGCAGAGATTGCGATGGGATGGGCTGATGTGGTAATCGCCGGCGGGGTTGAGAGTATGAGCATGATTCCGATGGGCGGCATGAAAATGACTCCTAATCCGTATCTGATGGAACAAAATCCGGGTTATTATCTGGCTATGGGGTTGACGGCAGAAGAAGTTGCTACGCGGTATGGAGTGACGCGCCAGATGCAGGATGAGTTCGCCTATAGTAGCTGCCAAAAAGCGGAGGCGGCTATTGCTACGGGCAGATTGCAAGGGGAAATCTCGCCGGTAATGGTGAGTCGGGAGGGGCGTCAAACCCTTGTCGCTATAGACGAATTGAAGAAGGGTGCGACTCTGGAGGGGCTGGCGGCGTTAAAGCCGGTTTTTAAATTAAATGGCACAGTGACCGCAGGCAATGCATCGCCAATGAGTGACGGAGCCAGCGCAGTTATGATCATGTCTGAGAAAAAGGCGCAGGAACTTGGGGCTAGGCCCTTGGGAAGATTAAAGAGTTTTGCTGTTGTCGGCGTGGAACCGGAAGTGATGGGGATTGGGCCAATAAAGGCGATTCCCAAAGTGTTGCAGCAGGCAGGTCTTAGTCTGAAAGATATCGGCTTGATTGAGCTAAATGAGGCGTTTGCTACACAGGCAGTTGCCTGCATCAACACACTAGGTATCAATCCTGAGATTGTGAACGTCAATGGAGGCGCCATCGCCCTAGGACATCCGCTCGGATGCACCGGCGCCAAATTAACAACGACTTTGTTACACGAAATGGCGAGACGCAAGGTTCAGTATGGCATCGTGAGCATGTGCATTGGCGGCGGCATGGGGGCTGCCGGGGTGTTTGAACGGTTGTAG
- a CDS encoding 3-keto-5-aminohexanoate cleavage protein codes for MAIPNSKRIISCAITGSIHVPSMSPYLPITPDEIAQNAIDAASAGAAIVHIHARNPETGQPSPDMNLYRQIIEKIRAKNEDVMICITTGGGAGMTVEQRAAVIPEFKPELASMNAGSINWGLFPAKEKIKEFKFPWESQMLDMTKNFVFENTFAAMEKVCKIMSENGTKPELEVYDTGHLYNIAYLIQAGIVKPPITMQFVTGILGGISSTPYDIMNLHTTAERLFGKGQYAWSVIGAGKAEYPAAIMALILGGHVRVGLEDNLYLGKGTLAKNNAQLVEKMARIMGELDLEPATPQEARELLGLPRK; via the coding sequence ATGGCAATACCAAACTCAAAACGTATCATCAGTTGTGCGATCACCGGGTCGATTCATGTGCCCAGTATGTCGCCATATCTTCCCATCACACCGGATGAAATTGCTCAAAATGCGATCGATGCCGCCAGTGCCGGAGCGGCGATCGTACACATTCATGCCCGTAACCCGGAAACAGGGCAGCCGTCTCCTGATATGAATCTGTATCGCCAAATTATCGAAAAAATTCGCGCCAAGAACGAAGATGTAATGATTTGCATCACTACCGGTGGCGGCGCTGGCATGACGGTTGAACAGCGGGCTGCGGTTATTCCTGAGTTTAAGCCTGAACTGGCTTCGATGAATGCAGGCTCAATCAACTGGGGACTGTTTCCGGCAAAAGAAAAAATCAAAGAATTCAAGTTCCCTTGGGAAAGCCAAATGCTGGATATGACTAAGAATTTTGTGTTTGAAAATACCTTTGCCGCGATGGAAAAAGTCTGCAAAATTATGAGTGAAAACGGCACAAAGCCTGAACTCGAAGTATATGATACAGGCCATCTGTATAACATCGCTTATCTAATTCAGGCCGGGATCGTTAAACCACCGATTACCATGCAATTCGTCACCGGCATCCTCGGCGGCATCAGTTCTACCCCTTATGACATCATGAATTTGCACACAACGGCCGAGCGGCTGTTTGGCAAGGGACAATATGCATGGTCGGTAATCGGTGCAGGCAAGGCCGAGTACCCTGCCGCTATTATGGCCTTGATTCTCGGCGGCCACGTCAGGGTGGGATTGGAAGACAACTTGTACCTGGGAAAAGGTACGCTCGCTAAGAATAATGCGCAACTGGTCGAGAAGATGGCCCGGATCATGGGGGAATTGGATCTGGAGCCGGCTACGCCGCAAGAAGCTAGGGAACTGCTGGGCCTGCCGCGGAAATAG
- a CDS encoding ketopantoate reductase family protein, protein MRAAIMGVGSLGTIMGALITKNGGDVVLIDTNKQHVDALNAKGATITGKLELNVPVKAITPDQMSGIYDIVFYVVKQTYNEIALNQLLPHLSPTSTVCTLQNGVPEDAVAEIVGRERTLGCTVGWGATWIEPGVSMLTSEPGSMSFDLGELDGTIRERTHAAANLLNMVAKTDIVPNLAGIRWTKLLINATFSGMSAVLGCTFGDILDNEKALMCAAHIGNETITIAAARGIKLEPLQGHDITILAFGSKKERIAKLGMYKAIFGPHRQLKASMLQDLEKGRKTEIDAIDGVVAQWGEKLGVPTPISHKVVEVVKSIEAGQNTCSFKNLEYFILPELTE, encoded by the coding sequence ATGCGTGCAGCAATCATGGGAGTGGGCTCACTAGGAACGATCATGGGCGCACTAATTACAAAAAATGGCGGGGATGTTGTGCTGATTGATACGAACAAACAGCATGTCGATGCCTTAAATGCAAAAGGAGCCACAATCACAGGCAAGCTGGAACTAAATGTTCCGGTTAAGGCGATTACGCCAGACCAGATGTCGGGAATTTACGACATTGTGTTTTATGTTGTTAAGCAGACCTATAACGAAATCGCGTTAAATCAGCTATTGCCTCACCTCAGCCCAACCAGTACAGTCTGTACTTTGCAAAACGGGGTGCCTGAAGATGCTGTCGCAGAGATCGTGGGCAGAGAACGCACATTAGGTTGTACGGTAGGCTGGGGTGCTACTTGGATCGAACCAGGCGTATCAATGCTGACATCTGAGCCGGGAAGCATGTCGTTTGATCTCGGCGAGCTCGACGGTACGATCAGGGAGCGTACGCATGCAGCCGCGAACCTGTTAAACATGGTTGCGAAGACGGATATTGTGCCGAATCTGGCAGGTATTCGCTGGACTAAGCTGCTGATTAATGCAACCTTTAGCGGTATGTCGGCAGTGCTAGGCTGTACATTTGGCGATATTCTCGATAACGAAAAGGCGCTGATGTGCGCGGCTCATATCGGTAACGAAACGATTACGATTGCTGCGGCCAGAGGCATAAAGCTGGAGCCGCTGCAAGGCCACGATATTACGATTCTTGCGTTCGGCAGTAAAAAGGAACGAATCGCTAAATTGGGGATGTATAAAGCTATCTTTGGGCCGCATCGTCAATTGAAAGCAAGTATGCTGCAAGATCTTGAGAAAGGCAGAAAGACAGAGATTGATGCAATTGACGGTGTTGTAGCCCAATGGGGCGAAAAGCTAGGTGTCCCAACGCCGATTAGCCACAAAGTGGTGGAAGTGGTCAAAAGTATCGAGGCTGGACAGAATACGTGTTCTTTCAAAAACCTCGAGTATTTTATACTGCCTGAGTTAACCGAGTAA
- a CDS encoding 3-hydroxyacyl-CoA dehydrogenase/enoyl-CoA hydratase family protein: MLDIRKAAVIGSGVMGGAIAAHLANAGLVVTLLDIVPAQLLDAEAKKGLTLQDRVVRNRIVLQAKEKMQNPKSMQLYTKTNLERVTFGNLDDDLELLRQADWVVEAVVENLPIKKELFIKIAPYLKPNVILTSNTSGISVNAMSEVLPEELKPNFLITHFFNPPRHMRLLELIPSRHTAGGLLEYVTEFCEEKLGKGVVLAKDTPGFIANRVGTYALTLTIHKMLEYGLRFEEVDALTGSEIGRPNTGTFRLLDMVGLDTLNHVAPYLKSNVNSDKEKAVLALPDYIGKMLAAGYLGDKCKQGFYKKVEAETWVIDPVTLEYGPKKAVESAGLAAAKAAKSLPEKLDSMINAEDQAGRFVWDCIKHTLLFAASLIPAVANDATAIDNAMKWGYNWSVGPFELWDLIGVRKSVERMQAEGETIPALVTDLLAAGKTCFYDKDSAVTTGEKITVMQLRKQSEPILANADASLLDLGDGVACFALHSPNSSITDNAIALMNQAISEVEANYKGMVIASSGKNFCVGANLQLVLGLAQAKNWAGLENLVSNFQDMNMNLKYCSKPVIATPYAMTLGAGAEMAMHARQVCVYGETYLGLVEIGVGLLPGGGGTKELLLRTTETAQADAKVDLTPFVSKAFETISTGKVSASGSDAIQIGYLRSNDILVMNKDTQLHQAKAAVLHQAQFLDPKYRTRQYRVGGRGLLALCQYVLYNKKQGGFISPYDEYVAGKIAHVLCGGNVADNTLVTEQYLLDLEKEMFVSLCGEPKTQERMIHMLKTGKPLRN, encoded by the coding sequence GTGCTTGACATTCGAAAAGCAGCCGTCATCGGGTCAGGGGTAATGGGGGGAGCAATTGCAGCCCACTTGGCCAATGCCGGACTTGTGGTGACTCTTTTGGATATTGTTCCTGCTCAGCTTCTGGATGCAGAGGCGAAAAAGGGGCTCACTCTGCAGGATAGGGTGGTGCGCAATCGCATTGTTCTGCAGGCAAAGGAGAAAATGCAAAACCCCAAGTCTATGCAGCTTTATACAAAAACTAATCTGGAGCGTGTCACTTTCGGTAATCTGGACGATGATCTGGAACTCTTGCGGCAAGCGGATTGGGTCGTGGAAGCGGTAGTTGAAAATTTGCCAATAAAAAAAGAATTGTTTATCAAGATAGCGCCGTATCTCAAGCCGAATGTCATCTTGACTTCCAATACATCCGGTATTTCTGTCAACGCGATGAGCGAAGTCCTGCCTGAGGAACTCAAGCCAAACTTCTTAATTACGCATTTCTTCAATCCGCCGCGACATATGAGATTGTTAGAGTTAATCCCTTCACGCCATACAGCGGGCGGTCTGCTGGAATATGTGACCGAATTCTGTGAGGAGAAGCTTGGCAAAGGAGTCGTATTGGCAAAAGATACGCCAGGGTTTATTGCCAACCGGGTTGGGACGTACGCCTTGACGCTCACTATTCATAAGATGCTGGAGTATGGATTACGGTTTGAAGAAGTGGACGCCCTAACTGGCAGTGAAATCGGTCGGCCGAACACCGGAACATTCCGTTTGCTGGATATGGTTGGATTGGATACGCTCAATCATGTAGCGCCATATCTGAAAAGTAATGTCAATAGCGACAAGGAAAAAGCAGTACTGGCTCTGCCGGATTACATCGGCAAAATGCTGGCGGCTGGTTACCTGGGTGATAAATGCAAACAAGGCTTCTACAAAAAGGTGGAAGCCGAAACTTGGGTAATAGATCCGGTTACTCTGGAGTATGGGCCGAAGAAAGCTGTGGAATCTGCTGGCTTGGCTGCGGCTAAGGCGGCGAAGTCTTTGCCGGAGAAGCTTGACAGCATGATCAATGCTGAAGACCAGGCGGGGCGTTTTGTCTGGGATTGTATTAAGCATACGCTGTTGTTTGCCGCCAGCCTAATTCCTGCGGTGGCTAATGACGCGACTGCCATTGATAACGCTATGAAGTGGGGTTACAACTGGAGTGTTGGCCCGTTTGAGTTGTGGGATTTAATCGGGGTCAGAAAATCTGTCGAGCGGATGCAAGCTGAAGGTGAAACCATTCCCGCATTGGTAACAGACTTACTCGCTGCCGGTAAAACCTGCTTCTATGACAAAGACTCCGCTGTGACAACCGGCGAAAAAATTACTGTTATGCAGCTGAGAAAACAGTCTGAGCCGATCCTTGCAAATGCTGACGCCTCGCTGCTGGATTTGGGAGATGGGGTTGCCTGTTTTGCCCTTCACTCCCCGAACAGCAGCATCACTGATAACGCGATTGCTTTGATGAATCAGGCAATTAGCGAGGTGGAAGCCAACTATAAAGGTATGGTTATTGCCAGCAGCGGCAAGAACTTCTGCGTTGGCGCGAATCTGCAATTGGTCTTGGGGCTGGCGCAGGCGAAGAACTGGGCTGGACTGGAAAATCTGGTCAGTAATTTTCAGGATATGAATATGAATTTGAAGTATTGTTCCAAGCCAGTTATCGCCACGCCATACGCTATGACACTTGGCGCCGGCGCGGAGATGGCTATGCACGCGAGGCAAGTTTGCGTTTATGGCGAAACCTATTTAGGATTGGTCGAGATTGGGGTCGGCCTGCTGCCAGGCGGTGGCGGGACCAAGGAACTGCTATTGCGGACGACTGAGACGGCGCAGGCGGATGCTAAAGTTGACTTGACTCCGTTTGTCAGCAAAGCATTTGAGACCATCAGCACCGGTAAAGTATCTGCCAGCGGTTCAGACGCAATCCAAATTGGCTATCTGCGCTCAAACGATATCCTGGTCATGAATAAAGATACTCAATTACACCAGGCTAAGGCGGCAGTTTTACACCAGGCGCAGTTCCTCGATCCGAAGTACCGCACCCGGCAGTACCGCGTCGGCGGTCGAGGTTTGCTGGCTCTGTGTCAATATGTTTTATACAACAAGAAACAAGGCGGCTTTATCTCGCCCTATGACGAATATGTCGCCGGCAAGATTGCTCATGTGCTATGTGGCGGTAACGTGGCGGACAATACCCTGGTGACAGAACAGTACTTGCTGGATTTGGAGAAAGAAATGTTTGTCAGCCTGTGCGGCGAACCGAAGACCCAGGAACGGATGATTCACATGCTTAAGACAGGCAAGCCGCTAAGAAATTAG
- a CDS encoding enoyl-CoA hydratase/isomerase family protein, translating into MEFAKIAFQQQQGIATITINSPQNLNAITADVAEEMLAALAVCESEESVRVVVITGAGRAFSSGGDIAAMKQALAQGSAAIMLGPGVKKVSQLALAIRNLRKPVIAAVNGFAAGAGANLALVCDFRIAAEQAQFIEAFITIGLVPDMGGVYLLTKAVGYAKATELCMTGAPLTAQDALAFGLVNQVVPAEALAEAVEKFAQKLAAMPPLALGRIKALINRAAFDRFEMDLSNEYEYQLASAAEADFMEGINAFLEKRQPVFTAKAR; encoded by the coding sequence ATGGAGTTTGCCAAAATTGCATTTCAACAACAGCAGGGAATCGCTACCATTACGATTAACAGTCCGCAAAATTTAAACGCGATCACAGCCGATGTGGCTGAGGAGATGCTGGCGGCGTTGGCGGTTTGTGAGTCAGAGGAATCAGTGAGGGTTGTCGTGATCACTGGCGCAGGGCGGGCTTTCAGTTCAGGAGGCGATATCGCGGCAATGAAACAAGCATTAGCTCAGGGCAGTGCGGCCATCATGCTAGGGCCAGGCGTTAAAAAGGTCAGTCAGTTGGCTCTAGCAATCCGCAACCTGCGCAAGCCGGTTATCGCAGCTGTGAATGGCTTTGCTGCCGGGGCAGGGGCTAATCTAGCGCTGGTGTGCGATTTTCGCATCGCTGCCGAGCAGGCGCAGTTTATCGAGGCTTTCATTACTATTGGGCTGGTGCCGGACATGGGTGGAGTCTATCTGTTGACAAAGGCTGTTGGCTATGCCAAGGCGACCGAACTGTGCATGACCGGAGCTCCGCTCACTGCCCAGGATGCGCTGGCGTTTGGCTTGGTTAACCAGGTGGTGCCGGCGGAAGCGCTGGCGGAAGCGGTGGAGAAGTTCGCTCAAAAGCTCGCGGCAATGCCGCCCCTGGCTCTAGGCAGGATTAAAGCTTTGATTAACCGGGCGGCGTTTGACCGTTTTGAAATGGACTTGAGCAACGAGTATGAGTATCAACTGGCAAGCGCGGCAGAAGCGGATTTTATGGAAGGAATTAACGCATTCCTGGAAAAAAGACAGCCTGTCTTCACCGCGAAAGCGCGTTGA
- a CDS encoding methyl-accepting chemotaxis protein, protein MRGDKATFGLPYIACAYPIHGSRGEVIGGAVLLETVDKQDELKDLAVRLNDDINVLASTTEELSAQAQEIATVSDSLAKVASESQTRVKETGQVISLIKSIANQTNLLGLNAAIEAARVGDQGRGFGVVADEIRKLALSSSDSIRKIEDIINTVQNDSAVTGQQLAYVNELVTQIAIAITSVAQTIEKSSQLTGDLDHMAERLVSDRSAG, encoded by the coding sequence ATGCGTGGCGATAAAGCGACCTTTGGTCTGCCCTATATTGCTTGCGCCTACCCGATTCACGGCTCACGGGGCGAAGTCATTGGCGGCGCGGTGCTCTTGGAGACAGTTGACAAACAAGATGAGTTAAAGGATTTAGCTGTCAGACTTAATGATGATATCAATGTTTTAGCCAGCACGACCGAAGAACTATCCGCCCAGGCGCAAGAAATCGCAACTGTCAGTGACAGTTTGGCCAAGGTGGCAAGTGAGTCGCAAACCCGAGTGAAAGAAACCGGTCAGGTGATTAGTCTGATCAAATCCATTGCTAACCAGACCAACCTACTTGGCCTAAATGCAGCCATTGAAGCCGCCAGGGTGGGCGATCAAGGGCGCGGTTTCGGTGTGGTGGCAGATGAAATCCGCAAACTGGCTTTAAGCAGTTCTGATTCAATCAGAAAAATTGAAGACATCATTAACACAGTGCAAAATGACAGTGCAGTGACTGGACAACAGTTGGCTTATGTCAACGAACTAGTAACTCAAATAGCGATCGCCATCACCAGCGTTGCCCAAACAATCGAGAAATCCAGCCAATTGACCGGCGATCTTGATCACATGGCCGAACGGCTGGTATCAGATCGAAGCGCAGGATAG
- a CDS encoding CoA transferase subunit A, with translation MSKIKQYEEAVALFADGQTIMIGGFLGTGTPESLVDGLVARGVKNLNIIANDTAFPEQGVGKLITNKQAAKVIVSHIGTNPETGRQFNQQELDVEFSPQGTLAERIRCGGSGLGGVLTPTGVGTVVEQGKEKIVRGDKAYLLELPLKADIALIKAWRADTVGNLVYRRAARNFNPLMAMAAEMVIVEAEEIVEAGSLDPDEIMTPGIFVDMIIRG, from the coding sequence ATGAGTAAGATTAAGCAGTATGAAGAGGCCGTTGCCCTGTTTGCGGATGGACAAACGATCATGATTGGCGGGTTCCTTGGGACAGGGACTCCGGAAAGTCTGGTAGACGGACTAGTTGCCAGAGGGGTTAAGAATCTGAACATTATTGCCAATGATACCGCGTTTCCTGAGCAAGGCGTAGGGAAATTAATCACAAACAAGCAGGCTGCTAAAGTGATTGTCTCTCATATCGGAACCAATCCGGAAACTGGCAGGCAATTTAATCAACAGGAGTTGGACGTGGAATTTTCGCCGCAAGGCACTTTGGCTGAACGGATTCGCTGCGGAGGGTCGGGCCTCGGCGGCGTACTGACTCCGACCGGCGTGGGTACTGTTGTCGAGCAGGGCAAAGAAAAAATCGTGCGGGGAGATAAAGCCTATCTGCTGGAACTTCCTTTGAAGGCCGATATTGCCCTGATCAAAGCCTGGCGAGCTGATACGGTTGGTAACTTGGTGTATCGGCGGGCGGCGAGAAATTTCAATCCGCTCATGGCCATGGCTGCTGAAATGGTCATTGTTGAAGCGGAAGAAATTGTTGAGGCAGGGAGCCTGGATCCGGATGAAATTATGACTCCCGGCATTTTTGTTGACATGATAATTAGGGGGTAA